TTCGGAAAAGTGTAAAGGAGTTTTGATATGAAAAAAATCGCCATTTTAGGAGCTGGTTCATGGGGGACTGCATTAGCGATGGTTTTAGCAGAAAACCAACATGAAGCTCGACTTTGGGGAAATAATGAAGCTCAAATTAAAGAAATTAATGAGCGCCATACGAATGAACATTTCTTATCTGGGGTTTTCTTAGATCCTTCGATTCGAGGTTATTTAGATTTAGCAGAAGCGGTAAAAGATGTGGATGCGATTTTATTTGTACTTCCAACAAAAGCAATTCGTATTGTGGCTAAGCAATTAAATGACCTGCTCAAGAATAAACCGATGATCATTCATGCAAGTAAAGGGCTGGAGCAGGAAACCTATAAACGTATCTCAGAAATTTTAGCAGAAGAATTGGACCGTAATCGCTACGAGGATATCGTAGTATTATCCGGGCCAAGTCATGCAGAAGAAGTTTCTAGACGCGATATTACGACGATCACTGCTGCGTGTGAAAATATAGAGTCTGCCAAATATGTGCAAAAACTATTTAGCAATTCATTTTTCCGTGTATATACGAATACCGATTGCGTTGGGGTTGAAATGGGAGCTGCACTTAAAAACGTGATTGCGGTTGGAGCAGGGGCACTTCATGGTCTAGGCTATGGAGATAATGCAAAAGCGGCCTTGATGACAAGAGGATTAACAGAGATCAGTCGTCTTGGAGTTGCTTTTGGAGCAGATCCGCTGACTTTTATTGGACTTAGTGGGGTAGGAGATTTAATTGTCACTTGTACGAGTATTCATTCTCGTAACTGGAGATGTGGGGATCAAATTGGGAAAGGAATTCCTCTTCCAACGATTTTAGAAAATATGGGAATGGTTGTTGAAGGGGTCGAAACTTGTAAAGCAGTGTATGCATTGGCAAAAGAAAAGAATATTGAAATGCCAATTACAACTGCTGTATACAATGTGTTATATAAAGGACATGATGTTCGCGAAGAAATTCAATGCCTAATGGGTCGTGAATACAAATCAGAAGCATCCATCAAAGAACACCAATAAGCTGATCGGAGGACAAACAGATGCAAAAAGTGAGAAAAGCAGTCATCCCTGCTGCAGGACTCGGAACTCGTTTCCTGCCAGCAACTAAAGCGATGGCAAAGGAAATGTTACCAATCGTGGACAAACCTACGATTCAATATATTGTAGAGGAAGCTCTAGCATCAGGAATTGAAGATATTTTAATTGTTACTGGTAAGAGCAAACGTCCCATTGAAGATCATTTTGACTCAAACATCGAATTAGAGTCAAACCTTGAAGCCAAAGGAAAGAAAGAGTTATTAGAACTCGTTCAAGAAACAACAGGAATTAACTTGTACTTTGTGCGTCAATCGTATCCAAAAGGATTAGGAGATGCGGTACTTCAAGCAAAAGCCTTTGTCGGTGGAGAACCCTTTGTAATCATGCTTGGAGACGATATTATGCGTGATGAAGTTCCTTTAACGAAACAATTGATTGAAGGCTATGAAAGAACTCATGCCTCAAATATTGCCGTGATGGAAGTGCCTCATGAAGAAACGTATAAATATGGAATTATCGATCCAGAAAGTGAAGTAGAAGATGGATTGTACAATGTTCGTCGTTTCGTTGAAAAACCAAACCCTGAAGAAGCGCCAAGTAATTTAGCCATTATCGGTCGCTATTTATTAACACCAGAAATTTTTGAGATTTTAGAAAAACAAGAACCTGGTGCAGGTGGAGAAGTTCAATTAACAGATGCCATTGATACATTGAACTTAACCCAAAGAGTGTTTGCTAAGCAATTTAAAGGCGAACGCTTTGATGTGGGGGATAAGTTTGGATTCATGAAGACAAGTATTGAATTTGGATTAGAACATCCAGAAATCAAAGATAGCTTAAAAGAATACGTAATCGCATTAGGGAAGAAACTAGAAGGAAATGCTAGTGAGCAATAAAGTTGCCCAATTGATGTTCGTATTTTAAACTGAAATGGAAGGAGAGCGTTGGACTATGTCTCAGCGCTCTTAGTTTATACAAAAGGAGAATCTCTGATGGAAGAAAGAACAATTTATGATGTGGTCATTATCGGAAGTGGCCCTGGTGGGATGACAGCGGCACTTTACACTTCTCGTGCGAATTTAAAAACGTTAATCTTAGAAAAAGGCGTTCCTGGAGGAGAATTATTAAACACTTCAGATGTAGAAAACTATCCTGGTTTCCCTACAATTTCTGGGCCAGAATTAGCGGACAATATGTATAAAGGTGCAATGCAATTCGGCGCAGAATATGCTTATGGCCAAGTTTCCAAAATTGAACTAGACGGAGACGTTAAAGTAATTACTGCAGGCAAGAAAACATACTATGCTTACGCAGTTGTCATTGCGACTGGTTCCTATCACCGTAAATTAGAAGTTCCTGGTGAAGAAGAATATGCCGGACGTGGGGTTTCTTACTGTGCGGTATGTGATGGAGCATTCTTCAAAGATAAGAAAATCTTCGTCATCGGTGGAGGAGACTCAGCGGTTGAAGAAGGAACGTATTTAACACAATTCGGAAAAAGCGTGACTATCGTTCACCGTCGCGATCAGTTACGTGCACAAAAAGTATTGCAAGACCGTGCATTCGCCAATGAAAAAATCGACTTTTTATGGAATTCAACCGTTGAAGAATTCGTAGGAGACGGTTCTAAAATCACAGGCGTTCGCGTAAAAGATGTAAATACAGGCGAAGTAACTACTCATGATGCGGATGGTGTCTTTATCTATGTGGGACTTTTACCAGTTTCAGATCCATTTAAAGACTTAAATATCACAGATGCAGAAGGTTGGATTGTGACAAACGAGAAAATGGAAACTTCTATTCCTGGTATCTTTGCAGTCGGCGATGTTCGTCAAAAAACATTGCGTCAAATCACAACAGCAGTTGGAGATGGCGGACAAGCAGGACATATGGTCTATAATTACGTGGAAGAAATTAAAGAAAAACAATAATATTCACGGGAAAGGTCCTATCATCATTTATTCGATGATAGGACCTTTTTTTCGGCAAAAGAGTTCCATTTATAAAGTATAAAATAGTCTGTTTTTCAATATAATTACAATAATGTGAAATGAAATACTTTTCAGAAAAATTATGATAGAATAATAAAAATGTGAAAGGTGGTGTATGAATGAGCAAAAATATCATAAAAGGACTAGTATTTACATTTTTGGGATTAACATTAATAGCTTGTTCACATAGGTCAGGACAAACAGCAGATAATTCTGCTCCGGGTGTTCAAATTTCCAATAATCAGTCTTCAACAACAGAGGCCAAAGGAGAAAAAGTAGAAAATACGACAAAATCTCCAGATACAACAGATTCTTCTAAGGTTGAAACAACCACTGTAGAACAAAAAACTACAGTAGAACAAAAAAGTGGAAATACACTTGCGAAACAAGCGATTGCAGAGATTGAAAAAAGAAAGAAAGTCGTTCTAGATGAGAACTATGACATTATTATTCAAGCTCAAACAAGTGATACCATCGATTTACAAATTCGACATGAGGAACGTTCTTCGACGTCAATTTATGGTTTTTTTAGATATCATGCTAAAGACCATAAGCTAGAAGAGATGGATAGTCTCACCGGAGAATATAAAGTAGTCGAGTAATTTAGGAAAGAAGGGGTCAATATGACAAATACAGTAAATTTAGATTGGAATAATTTAGGATTCGATTATATTAAGACAGACTTACGCTTCATCAGTTATTATAAAGATGGACAGTGGGATGAAGGCGCATTGATTGAAGATAATGTATTAAAAGTAGATGAAGCAGCGACAGCACTTCACTATGGACAACAATGTTTTGAAGGGTTAAAAGCATACCGTTGTAAAGATGGCAGCATTAACTTATTCCGTGTGGATCAAAATGCAGCTCGTATGGCTCGTTCTTGCCGTCGATTACTTATGCCTGAATTCCCTGAAGAACGCTTTGTAGAAGCTGTGAAAAAAGTAGTGAAGGCAAACGAACAATGGTTACCACCTTACGGAACTGGAGGAAGTTTATATATCCGTCCGTTCATGATTGGGGTTGGAAACAATGTAGCGGTTCGTCCAGCAACGGAATATATTTTCTCAATCTTTGTAATGCCAGTAGGAGCATACTTCAAAGGTGGATTAACACCAACGAACTTCATCGTTTCTGAATACGACCGTGCAGCACACGTAGGTACAGGGGCTGCAAAAGTCGGTGGGAACTATGCGGCAAGCTTGCTGCCAGGTAAAGAAGCCAAAGAACGTCATTTCAGTGACTGTATTTACCTTGATCCATTGACACATACAAAAATTGAAGAGGTAGGAGCTGCAAACTTCTTCGGAATTACAAAAGATAATCAATTTATCACCCCTTACTCTCCATCCATCTTACCAAGTATTACGAAATATTCATTACTATGGTTAGCAGAGCACCGTTTAGGAATGACTGTAAAAGAAGCAGATGTGTATGTAGATCAGTTAGATATTTTTGCTGAAGCAGGAGCCTGCGGTACAGCTGCAGTTATTTCTCCAGTAGGTGGAATTCAAAATGGAGATGACTTCCATGTGTTCTATTCAGAAACAGAAGTTGGACCAGTCACAAGACGTTTATATGATGAACTAGTAGGAATTCAGTATGGGGACGTAGAAGCTCCAGAAGGTTGGATTCAAAAAGTAGAGTAGTTGAAGCTTAGGGTTTTAGAAAAAAAGGAGATATCGCTTTAATGAGTTTAAAAGGTAATGGGAATGAAAAACAAAGGTTCTCGCTTCGAAAATTAAATTGTGGCTTAGTTTCTGTTTTAGTAGGGATGGCCTTTTTTGGTCCGGTAGC
This Granulicatella adiacens ATCC 49175 DNA region includes the following protein-coding sequences:
- a CDS encoding NAD(P)H-dependent glycerol-3-phosphate dehydrogenase — protein: MKKIAILGAGSWGTALAMVLAENQHEARLWGNNEAQIKEINERHTNEHFLSGVFLDPSIRGYLDLAEAVKDVDAILFVLPTKAIRIVAKQLNDLLKNKPMIIHASKGLEQETYKRISEILAEELDRNRYEDIVVLSGPSHAEEVSRRDITTITAACENIESAKYVQKLFSNSFFRVYTNTDCVGVEMGAALKNVIAVGAGALHGLGYGDNAKAALMTRGLTEISRLGVAFGADPLTFIGLSGVGDLIVTCTSIHSRNWRCGDQIGKGIPLPTILENMGMVVEGVETCKAVYALAKEKNIEMPITTAVYNVLYKGHDVREEIQCLMGREYKSEASIKEHQ
- the galU gene encoding UTP--glucose-1-phosphate uridylyltransferase GalU → MQKVRKAVIPAAGLGTRFLPATKAMAKEMLPIVDKPTIQYIVEEALASGIEDILIVTGKSKRPIEDHFDSNIELESNLEAKGKKELLELVQETTGINLYFVRQSYPKGLGDAVLQAKAFVGGEPFVIMLGDDIMRDEVPLTKQLIEGYERTHASNIAVMEVPHEETYKYGIIDPESEVEDGLYNVRRFVEKPNPEEAPSNLAIIGRYLLTPEIFEILEKQEPGAGGEVQLTDAIDTLNLTQRVFAKQFKGERFDVGDKFGFMKTSIEFGLEHPEIKDSLKEYVIALGKKLEGNASEQ
- the trxB gene encoding thioredoxin-disulfide reductase codes for the protein MEERTIYDVVIIGSGPGGMTAALYTSRANLKTLILEKGVPGGELLNTSDVENYPGFPTISGPELADNMYKGAMQFGAEYAYGQVSKIELDGDVKVITAGKKTYYAYAVVIATGSYHRKLEVPGEEEYAGRGVSYCAVCDGAFFKDKKIFVIGGGDSAVEEGTYLTQFGKSVTIVHRRDQLRAQKVLQDRAFANEKIDFLWNSTVEEFVGDGSKITGVRVKDVNTGEVTTHDADGVFIYVGLLPVSDPFKDLNITDAEGWIVTNEKMETSIPGIFAVGDVRQKTLRQITTAVGDGGQAGHMVYNYVEEIKEKQ
- a CDS encoding branched-chain amino acid aminotransferase; translation: MTNTVNLDWNNLGFDYIKTDLRFISYYKDGQWDEGALIEDNVLKVDEAATALHYGQQCFEGLKAYRCKDGSINLFRVDQNAARMARSCRRLLMPEFPEERFVEAVKKVVKANEQWLPPYGTGGSLYIRPFMIGVGNNVAVRPATEYIFSIFVMPVGAYFKGGLTPTNFIVSEYDRAAHVGTGAAKVGGNYAASLLPGKEAKERHFSDCIYLDPLTHTKIEEVGAANFFGITKDNQFITPYSPSILPSITKYSLLWLAEHRLGMTVKEADVYVDQLDIFAEAGACGTAAVISPVGGIQNGDDFHVFYSETEVGPVTRRLYDELVGIQYGDVEAPEGWIQKVE